One genomic window of Acidobacteriota bacterium includes the following:
- the moaA gene encoding GTP 3',8-cyclase MoaA, whose product MARSEARDGWSWPEHQPLCAVYTRALLPWLTAVGSGPVPSLAGILAQAPQQCLAPAELARFGTRLFDNLNTPADYQHLRGGLYDSFGRAITDLRLSVTESCNYRCVYCRYGDPGHTATEPLPWPQLERLAKVFVGLGIRKIRLTGGEPLLRAGLVEFVQFLSAMGGIETALTTNGHLLAPKAEALHAAGLNRVTVSLDSLQTAKAARITRVSGGLPHVLAAIRAAADVGLAPLKVNVVLVRGVNDDEIEDFAAFARERAIALRFIEFMPLEQGELWSRERVVPIAELRERIERVFPLEAIAPRWSETARRFRFADGAPGEIGIIAPVSSPFCNQCSRVRVTADGQLRTCLFSLREWDLRPALEAGDEAALTDLIRRAVLLKEERHHIGEPGFHKPDRAMVRIGG is encoded by the coding sequence ATGGCGAGGAGCGAAGCCCGTGACGGCTGGAGTTGGCCCGAACATCAACCGCTGTGCGCGGTCTACACACGCGCGCTGCTGCCGTGGCTCACGGCGGTGGGATCGGGTCCGGTGCCGTCGCTCGCGGGTATTCTGGCGCAAGCGCCGCAGCAATGCCTGGCGCCGGCCGAGCTTGCCCGCTTCGGCACGCGGCTGTTTGACAACCTCAACACGCCTGCCGATTACCAGCATTTGCGTGGCGGGCTGTATGACAGTTTTGGCCGCGCCATTACCGATCTGCGGCTATCGGTGACCGAGAGCTGCAACTATCGCTGCGTTTACTGCCGCTATGGCGATCCCGGCCACACGGCCACGGAACCTTTGCCGTGGCCGCAACTGGAGCGGCTGGCGAAGGTCTTTGTCGGGCTGGGCATCCGCAAGATCCGACTGACGGGCGGCGAGCCGCTGCTGCGGGCGGGACTGGTCGAGTTCGTGCAGTTTCTGTCGGCAATGGGCGGCATCGAAACTGCGCTCACGACCAACGGCCATCTGCTGGCGCCTAAGGCGGAGGCGCTGCACGCGGCCGGGCTGAACCGGGTGACTGTGAGCCTCGACAGCCTGCAGACGGCCAAGGCGGCGCGCATTACGCGGGTGTCCGGTGGGCTGCCGCATGTGCTGGCGGCCATCCGGGCTGCTGCCGACGTGGGCCTAGCGCCGCTGAAGGTCAATGTGGTGCTGGTGCGCGGGGTGAATGACGACGAGATTGAAGACTTTGCCGCCTTCGCCCGCGAACGCGCGATCGCGCTGCGCTTCATCGAATTCATGCCTTTGGAACAGGGCGAGCTTTGGAGCCGCGAGCGCGTGGTACCGATCGCCGAGCTGCGCGAGCGCATCGAGCGCGTATTTCCGCTCGAAGCCATTGCGCCGCGCTGGAGCGAGACCGCGCGCCGCTTCCGTTTCGCGGACGGCGCACCGGGCGAGATCGGCATCATCGCGCCGGTGTCGTCGCCTTTCTGTAATCAGTGCAGCCGCGTGCGCGTGACCGCTGACGGGCAACTGCGGACGTGCCTGTTTTCACTGCGCGAATGGGATTTGCGGCCGGCGCTCGAAGCGGGCGACGAGGCTGCGCTCACCGACCTCATCCGGCGGGCGGTGCTGCTAAAAGAAGAACGCCATCATATCGGCGAGCCCGGCTTTCACAAGCCTGATCGCGCAATGGTCCGAATCGGCGGTTGA
- a CDS encoding molybdopterin molybdenumtransferase MoeA has protein sequence MTRLSHPEPQTAFHQHPPAQECGLGTARQRVIDTAAAVRRQRDWPRRPLAQVPLPAAPVLAEPVQSDRPWPPFRRAMRDGYALRAADLGAPLRCVGEVRAGSGEAPRAGSGGCVAIMTGAAVPAELDTVVMIEHTQIDSDGRIVVNAGEHKGDNIAKVGSDSPAGAVVAAAGRRVTPAMIAAAASAGVTELVVFQPPRVAIIASGDELVAATAQPGAAQIRNSNGPMLQAQCRRYGAEVVYERLVRDEAAALEAALQEALTLGADVIVFAGGASVGSADLVAPLLDSIGVRLAFDAVRVRPGRPVLFGELGGRLYFGLPGNPLGAMLSCALLVRPAFELLAGLDADAITPVTVSAAMGFDYAGKPLQLDSFRPVRLRANRLRVETVDVRYHGSADLAAAAAADAFVHISPGVTVLPSGATVGVVLL, from the coding sequence ATGACTCGATTATCTCACCCAGAGCCGCAAACCGCGTTCCATCAGCATCCGCCAGCGCAGGAGTGCGGCCTCGGGACGGCGCGCCAGCGGGTGATCGATACCGCCGCCGCGGTGCGGCGGCAGCGCGACTGGCCGCGGCGGCCGCTCGCGCAAGTGCCGTTGCCGGCGGCGCCGGTGCTGGCGGAGCCGGTGCAGAGCGACCGCCCCTGGCCGCCATTCCGACGCGCGATGCGCGATGGTTATGCGTTGCGCGCGGCCGACCTCGGCGCGCCGCTGCGCTGCGTGGGGGAAGTGCGCGCGGGAAGCGGCGAGGCGCCACGCGCCGGGTCAGGCGGATGCGTCGCCATTATGACCGGCGCAGCGGTACCTGCGGAGCTCGATACCGTGGTCATGATCGAGCACACCCAAATCGACAGCGATGGCCGCATTGTGGTGAATGCGGGCGAGCATAAAGGCGACAACATCGCCAAGGTGGGCAGCGACAGCCCGGCAGGCGCGGTCGTGGCCGCGGCCGGGCGGCGCGTGACGCCGGCGATGATCGCCGCCGCCGCCAGCGCCGGGGTGACGGAGCTGGTCGTGTTCCAGCCGCCGCGCGTGGCCATCATCGCCTCGGGCGATGAACTGGTCGCGGCAACGGCGCAGCCGGGTGCGGCGCAGATCCGCAACTCGAATGGTCCCATGTTGCAGGCGCAGTGCCGGCGCTATGGCGCCGAGGTGGTGTACGAACGCCTGGTGCGCGACGAAGCCGCGGCGCTGGAGGCGGCGCTGCAAGAGGCGCTGACGCTCGGGGCCGATGTGATCGTGTTTGCGGGCGGGGCGTCGGTCGGCTCCGCCGACCTGGTGGCGCCGCTGCTCGATAGCATCGGCGTGCGGCTGGCGTTCGACGCGGTGCGGGTGCGGCCCGGACGGCCGGTGTTGTTCGGCGAACTGGGCGGGCGGCTCTACTTTGGCCTGCCCGGCAATCCGCTGGGCGCGATGCTTTCCTGCGCACTGCTCGTCCGCCCCGCGTTCGAACTGCTCGCCGGCCTGGATGCCGATGCGATCACGCCGGTGACGGTCTCCGCGGCTATGGGCTTTGATTATGCCGGCAAGCCGCTGCAGCTCGATTCGTTCCGGCCGGTGCGGCTGCGCGCTAACCGATTGCGCGTAGAAACGGTGGATGTGCGCTACCACGGCTCGGCCGATCTCGCTGCAGCGGCGGCGGCCGACGCCTTTGTGCATATTTCTCCCGGCGTGACGGTTCTGCCCTCGGGCGCGACGGTAGGAGTGGTGTTGCTATGA
- the moaC gene encoding cyclic pyranopterin monophosphate synthase MoaC: MPKPQLSHLHPRGGVRMVTVTGKPATARVAGASARVHLPPAMLRTLRRGAGAKGEVLEIARIAGIQAAKRTGELIPLCHPLPLTGIEMDARYIRDGIELRSTVATTAPTGVEMEALTAVSVAALTVYDMAKALGHEITFDVRLEHKSGGRSGSWKRGA, encoded by the coding sequence CTGCCTAAGCCTCAATTATCGCACTTGCATCCGCGCGGCGGCGTGCGCATGGTCACCGTTACCGGCAAGCCCGCGACGGCACGGGTCGCCGGCGCGAGCGCGCGCGTGCACCTGCCGCCCGCCATGCTGCGCACCCTGCGGCGCGGCGCCGGCGCCAAAGGCGAGGTGCTCGAAATCGCGCGCATCGCCGGTATCCAGGCGGCGAAACGCACGGGGGAACTGATTCCTCTCTGCCATCCGCTGCCCCTGACCGGCATCGAGATGGACGCCCGCTATATACGGGACGGGATCGAATTGCGCAGCACCGTCGCCACCACGGCCCCGACCGGCGTCGAGATGGAAGCGCTGACCGCGGTCAGCGTGGCCGCGCTCACCGTCTACGACATGGCCAAGGCGCTCGGCCACGAGATCACCTTCGACGTCCGCCTCGAGCACAAATCCGGCGGCCGCTCCGGAAGCTGGAAGCGGGGAGCCTAG
- a CDS encoding MogA/MoaB family molybdenum cofactor biosynthesis protein encodes MVITVSDRSARGERADASGPRVAALLTAHGFEVVATVIVPDNRRQIVAALRAAARAAALVVTTGGTGCAPRDITPEATAQVIERAAPGLAEAMRAAGAHKQPRAWLSRGIAGLYGRSLILNLPGSPAGAAESLEAIIEILPHAIDNAAAADHKEA; translated from the coding sequence ATCGTAATTACCGTCAGCGATCGCAGCGCCCGCGGGGAGCGCGCCGACGCCAGTGGCCCGCGCGTGGCCGCGCTGCTCACCGCACACGGCTTTGAAGTCGTAGCCACGGTCATCGTGCCCGACAACCGGCGGCAGATCGTGGCTGCGCTGCGGGCGGCGGCGCGTGCCGCCGCGCTGGTGGTCACCACCGGCGGTACTGGCTGCGCGCCCCGCGACATCACGCCCGAGGCCACTGCGCAGGTCATCGAGCGCGCCGCGCCCGGCCTGGCCGAGGCCATGCGCGCCGCCGGTGCGCACAAACAGCCGCGCGCGTGGCTGAGCCGCGGCATCGCCGGCCTCTACGGCCGTAGCCTCATTCTGAATTTGCCCGGCAGCCCGGCTGGTGCGGCCGAAAGCCTCGAGGCCATCATCGAGATCCTGCCGCATGCAATTGACAACGCCGCTGCTGCCGATCACAAGGAGGCCTAG
- a CDS encoding molybdopterin synthase codes for MRVKVLLFAALAEQYGARQLALDLPSGAAAGAVWEMLRRDHPQWGEIGHAVLLAVNGEFQPATAPLTAGDTVALLPPMSGGSSGGSGTSHTALVRGPLPPPPAWVDAGIGATVRFDGIARDHTPAAPGKQVLRLEYEAYEEMAAARLAAIADEATERWGLRGLEMVHRLGSVPVGEASVRVITAAAHRAAAFDACRFAIDTLKRSVPIWKKEFFADGSHWADGDFPAGPAGPVDNASRGAHKG; via the coding sequence ATGCGGGTGAAGGTGCTGCTGTTTGCCGCGCTCGCCGAACAATATGGCGCGCGCCAGCTCGCGCTCGACCTGCCTTCCGGCGCCGCTGCGGGTGCGGTGTGGGAAATGCTGCGGCGCGATCATCCGCAATGGGGCGAAATCGGCCACGCGGTTCTGCTCGCGGTCAACGGCGAGTTTCAGCCCGCGACGGCGCCGCTCACCGCCGGCGACACCGTGGCGCTGCTGCCGCCCATGTCGGGAGGATCGTCGGGAGGAAGCGGCACCAGCCACACCGCCCTCGTGCGCGGTCCCTTGCCGCCGCCGCCCGCCTGGGTCGATGCGGGCATCGGCGCCACGGTGCGCTTCGACGGCATCGCGCGCGATCACACGCCCGCCGCGCCCGGCAAACAGGTGCTCCGGCTCGAATACGAAGCCTATGAGGAGATGGCGGCTGCACGTCTGGCCGCGATTGCCGACGAGGCCACCGAGCGCTGGGGCCTGCGCGGCCTCGAGATGGTCCATCGCCTCGGCAGCGTGCCCGTGGGCGAAGCCAGCGTGCGCGTGATCACCGCCGCGGCTCATCGCGCTGCCGCCTTTGACGCCTGCCGCTTCGCTATCGACACCCTCAAACGCTCAGTTCCGATCTGGAAGAAAGAATTCTTTGCCGACGGCAGTCACTGGGCGGACGGTGACTTCCCCGCCGGCCCCGCGGGCCCGGTGGACAACGCCTCGCGCGGCGCCCACAAGGGGTAG
- a CDS encoding HPP family protein — MRLLEPAVVPVLLRRLRLTSLLGRFPARPIWAAFVFINGFLSLGIMALVGMLMHTPDIFPSLGPTAFLFFFTPDSPTASPRNTIYGHAIGIACGYFTLVVFGLTHAPPATQVMGFHRLLAASLSLALTGALMILLKAAHPPAGATTLIVSLGIVTRPFYLLVIELAVAALTLQAIVINRLAGLDYPLWAPREALSTGPAGPAGKSPSAQ, encoded by the coding sequence CTGCGGCTGCTGGAGCCGGCGGTGGTGCCGGTTCTGTTGCGCCGGCTGCGGCTGACGTCGCTGTTAGGCCGTTTTCCAGCGCGACCCATCTGGGCCGCGTTCGTGTTCATCAACGGTTTCCTCAGCCTGGGGATCATGGCGTTGGTGGGCATGCTGATGCATACGCCCGATATTTTTCCGTCACTCGGTCCCACCGCGTTTCTGTTCTTCTTCACGCCGGACTCCCCGACCGCTTCGCCCCGCAACACCATCTACGGCCATGCCATCGGCATCGCCTGCGGCTATTTCACTCTGGTCGTGTTTGGCCTCACGCATGCGCCGCCGGCGACGCAGGTGATGGGCTTTCACCGTTTGCTGGCGGCTTCGCTCTCGCTGGCGCTGACGGGCGCGCTGATGATTCTGCTCAAGGCGGCGCATCCGCCCGCGGGCGCCACCACGCTCATCGTGTCGCTGGGCATCGTGACACGGCCATTTTATCTTCTCGTGATTGAGCTGGCGGTGGCCGCGCTGACGCTGCAAGCGATTGTGATCAATCGCCTCGCGGGGCTGGACTACCCCTTGTGGGCGCCGCGCGAGGCGTTGTCCACCGGGCCCGCGGGGCCGGCGGGGAAGTCACCGTCCGCCCAGTGA